The following coding sequences lie in one Maribacter forsetii DSM 18668 genomic window:
- a CDS encoding PorP/SprF family type IX secretion system membrane protein has product MNIKNKFLILFGGLMLMFGSAIAQQDAQYTQYMFNTMSVNPAYAGSRGQLSITALHRSQWVGLEGAPSTQTLNIQSPIRNSKLGYGFSIVNDEIGEGAVQETYFDAVLSYTIDVSAEGKFSFGLKAGGNLMNLDFSQLRNFDEEVVRTDNIENRFSPNVGVGLYYHSSKFYAGLSAPNLFETEHFDSSQQDANDTQFLSKDRINFYLITGYVFDLNGNLKFKPALLTKVVGGAPLQVDFSANFMFNEKFTFGAAYRWDAAVSAMAGFQISDQFMVGLAYDRETTDLGGTQFNDGSFEVLLRYELVKSFQRLVSPRFF; this is encoded by the coding sequence ATGAATATTAAAAATAAGTTCTTAATCCTGTTTGGAGGTTTAATGCTCATGTTTGGTAGCGCAATTGCCCAACAAGATGCTCAATATACACAGTACATGTTTAATACCATGAGTGTCAATCCTGCTTACGCTGGCTCAAGGGGGCAGTTGAGTATAACTGCTTTGCATAGATCGCAATGGGTAGGTTTGGAAGGAGCACCTTCAACACAGACATTGAATATTCAGTCTCCTATTAGAAATAGTAAATTAGGGTATGGATTTTCAATTGTTAATGATGAAATAGGTGAAGGTGCTGTTCAAGAAACTTATTTTGATGCTGTTCTTTCCTATACCATTGATGTATCTGCTGAAGGTAAATTCTCATTTGGATTGAAGGCAGGTGGTAATTTAATGAATTTAGACTTTAGTCAGCTTCGAAATTTTGATGAGGAAGTTGTAAGAACTGATAATATTGAAAACCGGTTTTCACCAAATGTAGGTGTGGGTCTTTACTACCATTCATCTAAGTTTTACGCAGGTCTTTCTGCACCTAACTTATTTGAAACGGAACATTTTGACAGTTCGCAACAAGATGCAAATGATACGCAGTTTTTATCTAAAGATAGAATTAACTTCTATTTAATTACGGGTTATGTATTTGATTTGAATGGAAATTTAAAGTTTAAGCCAGCATTATTGACTAAAGTAGTAGGAGGAGCTCCTTTACAAGTTGATTTTTCCGCAAATTTTATGTTCAATGAGAAGTTTACTTTTGGCGCAGCCTATAGATGGGATGCGGCGGTTAGTGCAATGGCTGGGTTTCAAATTTCAGATCAATTTATGGTTGGTTTAGCTTATGATAGGGAAACTACAGATTTAGGTGGTACACAATTTAACGATGGATCATTTGAAGTACTCTTAAGATATGAATTGGTAAAATCATTTCAAAGATTGGTTTCACCTCGTTTTTTCTAA